A genomic window from Leishmania major strain Friedlin complete genome, chromosome 18 includes:
- a CDS encoding putative 60S ribosomal protein L7 — translation MGKNPPKWLPGERVKETILLQRKSVEQLRADRVLRKDKLQERRERHKNKLDVKRKRKLSTKKFISAQTILKHAQRKENQGRKFQKIGEKVEGRRRHVNFGELKKRLRESPVRLVVRAKGSQIPPEVAAAFRKLGLLKIYSARLISLTPRTEKLIEQLTPFSIVGQPDRAQLESLLRTRGSLYNEETQTKRLISGNLLLEQALGQYNVLCIEDLVETIATHGEHVEEVLRHIAPFDFHPPRQLFIERHRSVHQKLEIVNKDSFAAYLSDQLHQITVEKQRKAAAAAKKSKAVTVKRKAA, via the coding sequence ATGGGTAAGAACCCGCCGAAGTGGCTGCCGGGCGAGCGCGTGAAGGAGACCATTCTTCTGCAGCGCAAGTCCGttgagcagctgcgtgcTGATCGCGTGCTGCGTAAGGATaagctgcaggagcgccgtGAGCGCCACAAGAACAAGCTAGACGTGAAGCGCAAGCGCAAGCTTTCGACGAAGAAGTTCATCTCCGCTCAGACGATCCTgaagcacgcgcagcgcaagGAGAATCAAGGACGCAAGTTCCAGAAGATCGGCGAGAAGGtcgagggccgccgccgccacgtgAATTTCGGGGAACTGAAGAAGCGGCTGCGTGAGAGCCCGGTACGGCTCGTGGTGCGCGCGAAGGGGTCGCAGATCCcgccggaggtggcggcggctttCAGAAAGCTGGGCCTTCTCAAGATCTACTCGGCACGCTTGATCAGCCTGACAccacgcacagagaagcTCATTGAGCAGCTGACACCCTTCTCGATTGTTGGCCAGCCGGACAGGGCTCAGCTGGAGTCGCTCCTTCGCACCCGCGGCTCCTTGTACAACGAGGAGACGCAGACGAAGCGGCTCATTAGCGGCAacctgctgctggagcaggcaCTGGGCCAGTACAATGTGCTGTGCATTGAAGATCTTGTAGAGACCATTGCCACGCATGGCGAACACGTAGAGGAGGTTCTCCGCCACATAGCGCCCTTTGATTTCCACCCGCCCCGCCAGCTCTTCATCGAGCGCCACCGTTCCGTTCATCAGAAGTTGGAGATCGTCAACAAGGACTCCTTCGCCGCGTACCTATCGGACCAGCTGCACCAGATCACGGtcgagaagcagcgcaaggctgccgctgcggcgaagAAGTCTAAGGCGGTGACTGTGAAGCGCAAGGCCGCCTAA